The Leptospira stimsonii nucleotide sequence ACCCTTGTGATTCCTTCCTCTTCTACGATTTGCTGATAGGTTCCTCTGATCACTTTTGCTGTTTCGGAGACGACGGGTTTAGGTCTTAGTAAAAACCATAAAACGAAAACGAGAATTCCAAGTCCGATCCCGATTTTGAATTTCCGATTTGAGGCGACCGACTTCCAGTCTTCTTTCCAATTCATATTTATTCCCTTATTTTTAGGATCGATAGAAGATCCATTGTTTTGATTTTTGAATACAAAATAAAATAGCTCAGGACGGAAGTTCCTAAAGTCATCAGAATCGCGACTGCGTAGGTGCGATAAGAAATAATCAGAGGGATTTTGAATCCTTCCGTTTCCACAGTCGTCATCAAAAGATAGGCAAAAGCATATCCTAGTATACATCCTATCGGGAGAGAAGCGATGATCTCCACTCCTAATTCTCCCGCTAAGATTCTAAAAACCTCTTCCCTTGTAAAACCGAGAATTCTTAAACTTCCAAGTTCGAAAATTCTTTCGGATAGGGAAATCATTGCAGTGTTGTAGACGACTCCGATTGAGATGACAGAAGCGAATATAAAAAGAATCACGGTCGTTGCGAGTGTGCTCCGGGACATCGTATCCGTAAATACTTTGAGGCTTCCCGCTCGTGTGGAAACACCCGAAATTTTAGGAACGTCCTTCAATCTGGACAATAACGCTGATTCTCCTTTAGCATCCGTTCTTAAGGCGATTAGGTTTACACTTTCTCCTTCGCCTAACAATTGATTAACGGAATTGAGATCCATATAAGCGCCTTGTCCTAAAAGTTCTTCGACCAATCCGTCAACGCGAACTACGATCTTCTTTCGATTTCCCTCCAGGATTTCCATTTGAATTTGAGAACCGGTTTTGATTTTCATTTTTTCGGCGACCCCGGAATTCAAAAAAATTCCGGAGCTTGGAGGGGTGAGGATATTTCTTTTCTTTCCGACGAGTCTTCGTAATTCGGCCTTATCCGGTATTCCTTGCAGAGCCATTTCTTTGGAAAGATGTCCAACGCGAATTCGAATCGGAATCATTCGATAACCTTCCGCGGATAATACGGCAGGATCCTTTTGCAGATCGTCGACTGCGGTCTTGGAAACGGGGCCTAAAAAAGAAACGGTGATCGATTCCCTTTGGAGAAGATCGAATTGAATTTCGATCATCGCATTCACCGCGTCGCGCGAAAACATTCCTAAAACCATAATCATCACCGATGTTGAAATTCCAAGAATTGCGATCAAGGTTCTCGCGGGTCTCCTGGTTAGATTTCTTAAGATCATTCTGGTTTGTGTGGAAAGAGTTTTCGTATATGTTTCGATCCAATTTTTTCGAAAACTCATAGGAACCGGCGCTCGCATCGCTTGAGCCGGATCCAATTTAAGAACTCCGAAAATCGAGTAAGTAGTTCCTAACGCTCCCGCAAGAATTCCTATTAAAATTCCGATTAAGCCCAAAGAGGGATTAAAAATAAAAACAAGGTGGGGGAATCGATAATATTCGGAGTAAAGATTTCTCATCGCGTCGCCGAGCCAGATTCCCACTAAAACTCCCAATATGGAACCGAGTCCGCTGATCACGGATATGATTTTGAGATAATGAAGAGCGATTTCTATATTCGAATATCCTAATGCTTTGAGCGTTGCGATCTGTTCCCTTTCTTTCGAGATGATTCGAGTCGATACGATATGAAGGAGGAAAGCGGCGACTCCGAGAAAAATCATCGGTAAAGAGTAGGCCATCGTTTTCAGTTGTTTGAATTCATCCCTTAGAAAGGAATGAGACGGCAATTTATCCCTATCGTATGCGCCGTATCCTCCGTACGGTTCCAAAATCTGGTCGATTCTCTTTAGAACGGAAGTCTTTTGCGTTCCGGGGGCGAACATAAAAACCGCGTCGTTGAAGGCGCCCACCATTCCAAACGCATTCTCCATTCCTTTTCGATCCATCCATAGAATTCCGAAATGTTTGTCGTCCGGAAGTGGATTGGTTCCGCGGAAAATATAAACGTACTCCGGTGAAAGTGCGATTCCGGTTACGGTGAGAATTTTTTTCTCCCCTTGCAAGATCCCGACGATCCGATTTCCGGGAGATAGTTTATTCGCAATTGCGAACGCTTCGCTTAACAAAACTTCGTTGTCGCCTTTGGGTAGTCTGCCGGAGCGAATATGAGGTACGTTGATTCCTTGCGATAAGGATACGAATCTTCCGGAAGTCGGGAGAGTTTCATTAGGAATATCTAATACGGCTTCTTGAACGATTCTCGATCGAATCGTTCCGATTCCCGGAACGTCGATCAAGTTTTGAAGAATCGATTCCGGCGCTCTTTTTAAGGAGACAAATCCCTGTGCGAAGTACGAGGAAGAATAGAATTTTTCACGCGCCGAAAAAAGGGAATCGTATGCGCTTCTGGATGCGACAAAGACCGCGATTCCCGCGGCGACGACCAATGCGATCGTGACTCCTTGGGCTTTGAGAGATTTCATTTCCCGAAAAACTTTGCGATCGAGGATTTTCACCAGTTCAACTCTTCCGATGTTTTTTTGCGGGAATTCTTTTTGTTGGAAATTACCGTTCCGTCTCTCATTTCGATGATTCGATCCGCCATCTGCGCGATCGTCGCGTTATGTGTGATGACGACGGTGGTCGTTCCCAATTCTAAATTCACTTTTGAGATTGCATCCAAGACGACCCTTCCGGTTTTGAAGTCGAGGGCTCCGGTCGGTTCGTCGCAGAGTAGTACATCCGGTCTTTTGGCGATTGCCCTCGCGATCGCAACTCTTTGTTGTTCTCCTCCGGACATCTGGGCAGGAAAGTGATCTTTTCTTTCAAGAAGGCCTACGAGTGAAAGCGCTTCCTCGGAAGACATCGGATGAGAGCTGAGTTCGGTTACCAAGGAAACGTTTTCCAGTGCGGTAAGACTCGGAATTAGATTATAAAATTGGAATACGAACCCTACGTGATCCCTTCGATATAGCGTGAGACTTTTATCATCTTTTGAAAATAAATCGTGATCCTGGAAACGGACTTCTCCGGAAGTGGGGGTATCAAGACCGCCTAATATATTCAACAAAGTGGATTTGCCCGATCCCGAGGGACCCAAAAGAACGACGAATTCTCCGGATCGGAGTTCCAAATCCACTCCGTGCAGGGCAGGAACTTCGACCTCTCCCATCTTGTAGATTTTTCCGATTTTTTTGGCCTCGAATACGATCTCGGTTTTTTTCTGAATCTTTTGGGTCATCGCAGTGGGCCATTCTGTTTTTTTTCGAACTTGAGAAAAGAAAAATAATTTTCCTCGGAGTTGATTTACATCATCGAATGTGTATCCTTTCCATAATCCGATCCGCATTGAACAAAAGGAAATATTTTATTCTATGCCTCCAACGGGTCCGTCCCATCCTCCGCCTGACTTTCCGGTTCTCCCGATCTCTTTGACGATCACCGTTTT carries:
- a CDS encoding ABC transporter permease; translated protein: MKILDRKVFREMKSLKAQGVTIALVVAAGIAVFVASRSAYDSLFSAREKFYSSSYFAQGFVSLKRAPESILQNLIDVPGIGTIRSRIVQEAVLDIPNETLPTSGRFVSLSQGINVPHIRSGRLPKGDNEVLLSEAFAIANKLSPGNRIVGILQGEKKILTVTGIALSPEYVYIFRGTNPLPDDKHFGILWMDRKGMENAFGMVGAFNDAVFMFAPGTQKTSVLKRIDQILEPYGGYGAYDRDKLPSHSFLRDEFKQLKTMAYSLPMIFLGVAAFLLHIVSTRIISKEREQIATLKALGYSNIEIALHYLKIISVISGLGSILGVLVGIWLGDAMRNLYSEYYRFPHLVFIFNPSLGLIGILIGILAGALGTTYSIFGVLKLDPAQAMRAPVPMSFRKNWIETYTKTLSTQTRMILRNLTRRPARTLIAILGISTSVMIMVLGMFSRDAVNAMIEIQFDLLQRESITVSFLGPVSKTAVDDLQKDPAVLSAEGYRMIPIRIRVGHLSKEMALQGIPDKAELRRLVGKKRNILTPPSSGIFLNSGVAEKMKIKTGSQIQMEILEGNRKKIVVRVDGLVEELLGQGAYMDLNSVNQLLGEGESVNLIALRTDAKGESALLSRLKDVPKISGVSTRAGSLKVFTDTMSRSTLATTVILFIFASVISIGVVYNTAMISLSERIFELGSLRILGFTREEVFRILAGELGVEIIASLPIGCILGYAFAYLLMTTVETEGFKIPLIISYRTYAVAILMTLGTSVLSYFILYSKIKTMDLLSILKIRE
- a CDS encoding ABC transporter ATP-binding protein, producing MTQKIQKKTEIVFEAKKIGKIYKMGEVEVPALHGVDLELRSGEFVVLLGPSGSGKSTLLNILGGLDTPTSGEVRFQDHDLFSKDDKSLTLYRRDHVGFVFQFYNLIPSLTALENVSLVTELSSHPMSSEEALSLVGLLERKDHFPAQMSGGEQQRVAIARAIAKRPDVLLCDEPTGALDFKTGRVVLDAISKVNLELGTTTVVITHNATIAQMADRIIEMRDGTVISNKKNSRKKTSEELNW